In Phyllopteryx taeniolatus isolate TA_2022b chromosome 13, UOR_Ptae_1.2, whole genome shotgun sequence, the following are encoded in one genomic region:
- the LOC133488265 gene encoding homeobox protein six1b, which translates to MSILPSFGFTQEQVACVCEVLQQGGNLERLGRFLWSLPACDHLHKNESVLKAKAVVAFHRGNFRELYKILESHQFSAHNHPKLQQLWLKAHYVEAEKLRGRPLGAVGKYRVRRKFPLPRTIWDGEETSYCFKEKSRGVLREWYTHNPYPSPREKRELAEATGLTTTQVSNWFKNRRQRDRAAEAKERENSENNNAGGNKQNQLSPLDGGKSLMSSSEDEFSPPQSPDQNSALLLQGNMVHPGASAYSMPGLGAPQPVHGMHGHPHQLQDSLLGPLTSSLVDLGS; encoded by the exons ATGTCGATTTTACCGTCTTTCGGCTTCACCCAGGAGCAAGTGGCGTGCGTGTGCGAGGTGCTGCAGCAGGGAGGCAACCTGGAGCGGCTCGGGCGCTTCCTGTGGTCTCTCCCCGCCTGCGACCACCTCCACAAGAACGAGAGCGTCCTGAAGGCCAAAGCGGTGGTGGCCTTCCACCGAGGCAACTTCCGGGAGCTCTACAAGATCCTGGAGAGCCACCAGTTCTCCGCGCACAACCACCCCAAGCTGCAGCAGCTGTGGCTCAAGGCGCACTACGTGGAGGCGGAGAAGCTGCGCGGCCGGCCGCTCGGCGCCGTGGGGAAGTACCGGGTTAGGAGGAAATTCCCATTGCCGCGCACGATATGGGACGGCGAGGAGACCAGCTACTGCTTCAAGGAAAAGTCCCGGGGGGTGCTGCGGGAGTGGTACACGCACAACCCCTACCCGTCCCCGCGGGAGAAGAGGGAGCTGGCCGAGGCCACGGGACTGACCACCACGCAGGTCAGCAACTGGTTCAAAAACAGACGGCAGCGGGACAGAGCCGCGGAGGCCAAGGAAAG GGAGAACAGTGAAAACAACAACGCAGGCGGCAACAAACAGAACCAGCTGTCCCCGCTGGACGGAGGAAAGTCTCTCATGTCCAGCTCGGAGGACGAATTTTCCCCCCCTCAGAGCCCCGACCAGAACTCTGCGCTTTTGCTCCAGGGCAACATGGTCCACCCGGGGGCCTCCGCGTACTCCATGCCCGGCCTAGGGGCCCCGCAGCCGGTGCACGGCATGCACGGACACCCGCACCAACTGCAGGACTCCTTGTTGGGACCCCTAACCTCCAGCCTTGTGGATTTGGGCTCTTAA
- the six4a gene encoding homeobox protein SIX4a has product MSSSSAGEVTRANDIKRENVKEADKRECIKLVALEAAGLSMERPAPDADAVRTELLVSAASSLAFSPEQVACVCEALQQGGNVDRLARFLWSLPQSDLLRGNESILKAQALVAFHQARYQELYSILENHSFSPSNHTFLQDLWYKARYTEAEKARGRPLGAVDKYRIRRKYPLPRTIWDGEETVYCFKERSRNALKDLYNQNRYPSPAEKRNLAKITGLSLTQVSNWFKNRRQRDRNPSEAQSKSESDGNHSTEDESTKGQEELSPRPLSNSSDGVITHGTLPIQSGALDSGVVIQQIGDIKMPPGSNSGGLYNGSLVTNSASSAAFHNGGSSYLHSPGNILFNGLNLGIQPLTFNSLRPSGGVLLGGSGADMQEKGLGGSAEDSALQYTSPYSGCVNGGPVKLEGVHTMAAQNGGSSVLTFSSSLGGYSLVQVPGGVPDSDGSSLLNSDVGLTPLQLSSSSSSSSITQGTIPLNDVAVSSSSDDSFQQQDKLTMTSLHHSTVLYGMNVNQPPIKKEPLEGGVYSSYHHGLHLDPSGQISYSAPSSEEAPSNQVPVSVTAATSSNPEVYTTLTVSTPLMAQTNPGGHHLQPAEYLRGHEVRAAQPSHLMGPCMDNDYMSLSENKVDGRGPAGVTDMVRVMCGNMEPEEEKELAKLQTVQMDEDMADL; this is encoded by the exons atgtcttcttcTTCAGCCGGAGAAGTCACGAGAGCAAATGACATCAAGAGGGAAAATGTGAAGGAGGCGGACAAGCGGGAGTGCATCAAGCTAGTGGCGCTGGAGGCGGCGGGATTGTCCATGGAGCGACCGGCGCCCGACGCGGACGCAGTGCGCACGGAGCTGCTCGTGAGCGCTGCCTCCTCGCTGGCCTTCTCTCCGGAGCAAGTGGCGTGCGTGTGCGAGGCTCTGCAGCAGGGGGGCAACGTGGACCGCCTGGCCCGCTTCCTTTGGTCCCTGCCCCAGAGCGACCTCCTGCGCGGCAACGAAAGCATCCTGAAAGCCCAAGCCCTCGTCGCCTTCCACCAGGCTCGCTATCAGGAGCTCTACAGTATTCTGGAGAACCACAGTTTCAGCCCGTCCAACCACACCTTCCTGCAGGATCTGTGGTACAAGGCCCGCTACACAGAGGCGGAGAAGGCGCGGGGGAGACCCCTGGGCGCCGTGGACAAATACAGGATCCGTAGAAAGTACCCTCTTCCCAGGACTATCTGGGACGGCGAGGAGACGGTGTACTGCTTCAAGGAGAGGTCTCGGAACGCACTGAAGGATCTGTACAACCAGAACCGGTACCCCTCTCCGGCCGAGAAGCGCAATCTCGCCAAGATTACGGGACTCTCCTTGACCCAGGTCAGCAACTGGTTCAAGAACAGGAGGCAGAGGGACAGAAACCCGTCCGAGGCTCAGTCCAAAAG TGAATCTGATGGAAACCACAGCACAGAGGATGAGTCCACCAAAGGCCAAGAAGAATTGTCACCTAGGCCCCTCTCCAACTCTTCAGACGGCGTAATCACACATGGGACACTTCCAATTCAGTCGGGGGCTCTGGACAGTGGGGTAGTCATCCAGCAAATCGGGGACATCAAAATGCCTCCCGGATCCAACAGTGGGGGTCTCTACAATGGAAGCCTGGTCACCAACAGTGCCTCCTCTGCGGCATTTCACAACGGCGGCTCATCTTACCTCCACTCACCTGGGAACATTCTCTTCAACGGGCTCAATTTGGGCATCCAGCCTCTGACTTTCAACTCTCTGAGGCCGTCCGGAGGGGTGCTGCTGGGTGGCTCCGGAGCGGACATGCAAGAGAAAGGACTGGGAGGCTCTGCTGAGGACTCTGCCCTGCAATACACCTCCCCCTACTCGGGCTGTGTGAACGGAGGGCCCGTGAAGCTGGAGGGGGTTCACACCATGGCCGCCCAGAACGGAGGCTCCTCCGTGCTGACCTTCAGCTCCTCGCTGGGCGGCTACAGCCTGGTGCAGGTGCCCGGCGGAGTGCCTGACAGCGATGGAAGCTCACTGCTTAACAGCGATGTCGGCCTTACTCCCCTTCAGCTctcttcctcgtcctcttcctcctcgatCACACAAG GTACAATACCTCTGAACGATGTCGCAGTGAGCTCCTCCAGTGACGACTCCTTCCAGCAGCAGGACAAGCTGACCATGACCTCCTTGCACCACAGCACCGTCCTCTACGGTATGAACGTCAACCAACCGCCCATCAAGAAGGAGCCTCTGGAGGGAGGGGTCTATTCCTCATACCACCACGGGCTCCACCTGGACCCGAGCGGGCAGATCAGCTACTCCGCCCCCAGCTCCGAAGAGGCTCCATCAAACCAGGTGCCGGTCTCCGTCACCGCCGCCACCTCGTCCAACCCCGAGGTCTACACCACGCTCACCGTCAGCACGCCGCTTATGGCCCAAACGAACCCGGGCGGTCACCACCTCCAGCCCGCCGAGTACCTTAGGGGACACGAGGTCAGGGCGGCCCAGCCTTCACACCTAATGGGCCCCTGCATGGACAACGACTACATGAGCCTGTCAGAGAACAAGGTGGATGGCAGAGGGCCGGCGGGCGTGACTGACATGGTGCGGGTCATGTGCGGCAACATGGAGcctgaggaggagaaggagctaGCCAAACTACAGACAGTGCAGATGGATGAAGACATGGCTGACCTTTAA